The following nucleotide sequence is from Primulina tabacum isolate GXHZ01 chromosome 2, ASM2559414v2, whole genome shotgun sequence.
TCCTCTTCAGAAAAAGAGTACAAAATACGAACATTTCTATGGCATGAATTTAACAtctctcttgttttcatgttaGTCTACGCATGAATCTAACACTTATCTTATTTTCTTTGCAGCCAAAATGCCATTTATCTTGAGGAGAAAGAGAAGAAAGAGAAGGAGATGAGGGATCAGATAATCGCTGAAGCTGAGGAGTACAAGCGGCAATTTTACGAGAAAAGGACTCAGAATTGCGAGACTAACAAGGCCCAGAATAGGGAAAGAGAGAAAGTAAATTCAAATTTCATGTTTGATACATATAGTTTTTAGAAATTTTTGACTTACGAATGAGGAATTCCTTTTTTGCGATTTTTTGGTGCAGCTTTATCTAGCCAACCAAGAGAAGTTTCATAAAGAAGCTGACAAGCAATACTGGAAAGCGATAGCGGAGATCATACCCCGTGAAGTTTCCAAAATCGAGAAGAGGAGAGGCAAAAAAGAAGACGAAAAGAAAGTTTCGGTTGAGGTTATTCAAGGGCCGAAGCCCGGGAAACCTACCGACATGTCGAGAATGCGACAAGTCCTCCAGAAGCTGAAGCAAACTCCTCCATCCCATATGATTCCACCCAAAAAAGACGAAGCCAAAGAATGTAAGGATGCCAAAGACGGGAATCCTGCCACGCCAAATCCATCTAAGGATGGAAAGGATGGGAATTCTGCCACGCCAAATCCATCTAAGGATGGAAAGGACGGGAATTCTGCCACGCCAAACCCTTCTAAGGATGGAAAGGACGCTACACAAACTGCATCCCCTGCTGAAGTGGACAAGCCTGATTTGGACACTAAAGCCGATGCTGCTCCTAAAATAACGACCTCTGATGCATCGTCCGTGAAGACAGAGACCCTTGCTAATGCCTGATGAGTATTGAATCTTATATCTATATATAACAAGATTTTGTGGTTGAGTCTTTATTTCAAGTTATTTGTTGTTACCATTATGAGAAGTAATAATCTGTTTTGACAAATTTTTTGGGGCTGCGAACGGGCATTGTCCTAACTTGTTTTGTGTTCCTGTTTTCTGTAATAAAATGAGTATCACTTGGTCATTCTCCAAGTTCCTTGTCCTCACtgacatgcatgcaatttttcCTGCCATTACAAAATTGCTTGGAATTTTGTTTTGGTGCCCTCTCATTAATGTAAGGATGAATGCTTGATAGAAGAAAGCAAGCCAGCAGTTCAGTTACTTGATTATGATAAATCAAATCAGAAAATACAATCCCAACAGTTCAGGCAGGAACAAAATAAATCTAGCTGTAAAATCAAACCAAATCGTATGATTTGCATCAGTTTAAGTTAATCGAAAAAACTTATTTAgttcaaattttttataaaaaataaatcaaatcaatcgttattaatataataaattgtgtaatatattttgttagttttgttttgatttttcttggatacaaaaatattttattgattgtAAGTTTGTATtatatatgttaattattaGTAAACTTTGTAAATAGAATAATTagattgatgatttatttaatttattgcgGAATTTAGTCTAAGTAAACATAACCACAACCAAAAAATTTTACATTTCAAAATTCTATAACCTACTAAATTATAATATCTTTTGTACTAATTCATTGTGAAATTCAAAATAGTGTTGTGGAAGGAAAGCATCAACGTATCTCTTTTGGCTCAAGCCTCGTTGCGTTTATCCTTCTGTGAAGACGCATTCCATTCTGCTGTTTACCTTACCCTAAGTTACATAATCTGACTCCAAATTATTCCCTCCTCAAGGTATCACGCCCCGGATTCTAGATGCGCCAACTCCGATGTCGTTCAATAATAACATAATCGTGAATCAACAAGTTCCGTAGTTCTATTTCAAACTTAACTCAAAATAATCAtatctttaaaataaaaattccgAAAacgaaataaaaatatggaagcgTTTTATAActtaaataaaatgaaaatagaCGTAACTAAAATAAGTtctcataatttaacatattctCGAAATAAAATTATCCGGAGGCTGGTTTCTGTTCGTTTTTTGGTGGTTCTCCTATTTCACGGAGCTCTGAGAAACAAGCTGTGGTTTCAAGCACGGAAGCTGAGTAGCTTATTTGGATTCAATCTCTTCTTCCGGAACTTCACATGCATTCAACTCTCTGGTGTTCCAGTTGTATGGTGTGACGATCTTAGCATAATTGCATGAAGTGCTGATCCGGGTTTTCATCCACGCACCAAACACTCGAGTTTGATCTACACTTTGTCAGTGAAAAAGTCATTTCCAAATCTCTTGCCGATCAATATGTTCCCTCTCTTTCGATCAAATAGCAGAAGCTCTCACCAAGCCTGTCTGCTCTCTCGTTCAATCGTCTGAGGGACAAGTCAAATGAAAGTATGGTCCAACACTTAGGTGCAGTCCAGAAAGGCTAGGCCCCCTAAAAAAACTCGGCCCATAGTATCTTCAATACACCAGTCGATATTTGGTTGGATGACACTGTACACAAGATCAAGTGTGAATATAATACAATTTTCCACGTCTTTagcaatttattataatttcttAAATCCAATTATAACAAATATTTCTCTCGATAATCAAAAAGGAAGAAAAAGAATTTGCCCGTTTCGAACTGATCAACCATTTCATGTGCTGGTAGGCTCAGGTTCGGTTTAACTTCAGCAGCTTTTTATGCATTCGCATCTACCGACAGAATTTTGGACCGTGGAACAACCAATTACTCGATCTTATTTTAGTTACCTTCACATTTTGAATTTATAACTATTCCCAGATTATCCttaaaatctttatttgtgTTGAATTCATCCGTAATCGTAACTTTTCGTAAATCGTAAGAAGACTTTTTATGGTtgaaaaaagaaaggaaaaaaatgtCCTTTATGGTTGAAAAATTAAACGAGAGTCCGTGCAAGGGTGTCAATTCGGGTGGTTTAGATCGGGTTGAGCAATGgtactattcaaaaattgctCAACCCGAACTCAACCCGAAAACTTTCAACCCAAATCTGAACCCGAATCAATCCGATCAacttgattttgaattttttaaatttttttaaagaaaattaaataaaattcaaaaaatatttttaaatttaaacacataataacaaattatccctcatatatatgatttaaatttcaaagtctaattgtagaaaaataaaataaatttactaaatcaaataaacaattgtttaaaaataaaaattattcaaaataaatattaaattatgaaaaatttattatataaatatacaataaatatttttcagacatacaataaataaaaatgtaggcaatatttattaattatattttttaaaaaaatttataatattcggGTCAACTCGGGTAAACCCGAACCTAATCCAACCCGATCATTTTTCGGGTCAGCTATCGTGTCCAATCCAATCTGACCTGAACCCGAAAACTCCAAATCTAAACCTAATTTTTTTCGAGTTGAACCGTGTGTGTGGTTGGTGGGTCGTATTTGATTTTGACACCACTAAGTCGGTGGACATAAAATGTTCACAAATACATGTGTCCAGCAACCTCAAGAATGCTTGGGATAGAATGTGAACCCACGTTTATTGATTCCAGCGACTGTCGGCCGAAAAAGGTCGGAACTTGTGAACATGAAAGGTGCCCCTATAAACATGTATGTTCCCAGCACATGCTCTACCTTGACCCACATGCATGctttttaaattctttaattCTTGAGCTACCCTCTGATTCGGAATTCacaatacaatatatatatgatttacgTTATCTTACGCCAAATATtatacatttaatttttttaaaatttatttctaatgacCATATTAGAAAAGGAAATTTGTTCCTAGATTTGAGaacaatgatatatattttCGACGATAATAATAAATGTAATAGCAGTTGTTGTAGCAAAGGCATTGGAAGAGACAGGGGGATTGATTGATGGATAGAGACATGAGATACAAAGTTGACAAAATTTAAGTTACCGTTAACCAATATTGTTTCTTGGGTAGCAATTTGTCGTTATCCGTAtttgtaaaattaattaatgtacTAAAAGcactagaaataataaaaaaagtcTCACATCAACCAATCAAATAACACAAACTCCAATTGCTACACCGACGATCAAACAGTATTTCCCAACTACGATTAGTGGGGAAATATGAAAACAcacaaaaagaaagaaaaaaaagaaaaagaaaagagagaCGACTACTTATTTTCCcacttactaaatattttacaaACTATGGAATACGCACTCTCTCCTTTGGAGAGGGCTACTACACATATCACGATTAACAAACATGCATACACTTGCAAGCAACTAACAAAACAGAGAGCAACTCTAGGTGTTGTATGTTTTCGAGTCCACACGAGATTTGGATCGAGAACCAGAAGGGATTTCAGGAAAAGAAGTTGAGGCGAGAGGTGTAAGTGGCTTTAGGGGTCCAATTTCTGGGAATCACGTCCCTGGCCGAGAGCGTTTTCGCGGTTGAGAGTGTAGTTAACTTCACGGAGAATGGTCCTTGAAGAGGTCCAGCAATAATGCACCAATTTGCACCCCATATATGTGTCATATCTAACCATTGGTTTGAATTTGCCTGCAATTAAATTATACACGAAATCTTTTCAATTGATTGTACACATTATAATGAAATATGCatttgtaaagaaaaaaatacatgACAAGTTCGTCGAAATGAAAGGCTCTTCAGTCAGTGTGGGTGATATTTGATCAATAATCATGAGTTCAAATACTTTACACATGTAACACATAGTTTACCAAATTCAATTTAACATGATTTGCACATTCTACTATTTTAACACAAAGATTGTCATTACATATCGAAAAATAACGATGACATATTCTAtcgtcatttaaaaaaaaaaaaaaaccaaaaggGTTGTTATTCGTTAATTCTTTGCAAAGCAAAGTTAGATAAGCGGTTGGATCACATAAGAGGCTACTTTTAGATAGTCGTGCAAGTGGGGACTTTTTGCAAGAGACAAAGAAGCCCCCTCCCCCTTTTGACtccgaaaaacaaaaaaaaaacacttgTTGTCCCAATATCGCACTTTCACTAAAATAACTTAAAAAGCAAAGCAAAGTCTTTGAACAATTCCTTTTAACTCGAGAATTCGATCCATAGAGGTTACCCTTATAATTCGCTTTCACATTTCAAAAGGGATTTTCCTAGCTATTAGTACAGTACGCGTGAGTGGTGATTTCTTTTTGTTAACTTAAAAAAGAAAAGGGAAAATTAGGCACTCTAAAGTCTGAATAAGTTTACCTCTCTTATGTGCATGGACCCAACATCGCCATCTCCATCCTCAAATTCAACTAAAAGTGAGAGCCAAAAGTTTGTTGATCCTTCATTCACTCGAAATGCAATGTTTTTTCCTGGATACTTGCATGCAGTCCTGCGTAGCTCAAATTCAAATAACGTAGTTTAGTTTTAATCGAAAATCTTAAAGATTACCTTAATTATTTAGGCTAGAGACATGGTTTTTCTCGAAAATCTTAAAGATTACCTTAATTATATAGGCTAGATACATGGTTTTAATCGAAAATCTTAAAGATTACCTTAATTATATAGGCTAGATACATGTAGGGTCAAATTTCaatacatgttttgtttggtTGGCCAATAATTCTTGGGGTTGATTATTACTTTAATAAGTCACTAAATGACAAAACTAAACAATAAGCCCGTTAAAGACACTGAATCATGAAACGGAAATCGTACCATCACATGATTCCCTACTGTTATTTACCTGCGGTACATGACAGAGATTTCGCCCCGGTTTCGGAGCAGGCCGTGACCACCGGCGACCGCCATGCGGCCGAAGGCGGCGCCGCTGAGATCGAAATGCGTGCGCCCGTTTGAACAGTAACCGCCGGGGCATTCGTCGGTTATAATGACTGTCACCGCCCTCCTCGAGCATATGGAATTGTCCAAGCACTTCACTTTATAGCACGCGCCGCAGCCCTCGCCGCCCTTGAACAGAACGGGGCTCACTGCTCCAACTCTCGCCCTGAACGGCTTCACGTCCACCAGAGATCCGTACCCACACGCCCCGCCGTCGCTGCCGTCCCCTTCAGGGCTACCGTACCAAGTGGCGGTCGCTGGGTACCAATGCAGGTCGGCCACCGCTGCGGCGGTGACCACCAGAATGCAGACAAGAACTAAGTAGAGTATACCCTTCATAATGTGGAAAGTTAATCGTCAAACCACCACCTAGCGGCGGCGCGTGGGAATCGAGGCGAACTGTCTGCCGACGTATTTTTTGTGGAGTTGGTATGTGGAAACTTTGAAACAGGAACTGGGTAACAGGTAACTGCATGTATATGTACAGAACAAACTCTGCTATTTACTTGCGTCGCTCTTTTTTGTTCGCTTTACATATAtcaactatttttttatttgctacatttcatttcttttttaaatttaaaatataaaaaaaattaaaaacatataatatataatatttttcatagataaTAACGTCTTACAAAATTTATTCGTGAAACTATTTCACATGAGTTTTCAGTGTTGCTATATTTATGGTTGCTActcttatattttatttcaaaataaaatatttaaaaaatatgtaaaatatataCATTGACAAAGGGGTGATTTAGAgttatttatatttcaaatcaCAAAAACTCTtctgagacagtctcacggatcaattttgtgggtcgaatctcttatttgagtcatccatgaaaaaatattattttttatactaagagtattactttttattgtgaatatcggtaggattaacccgtttcacagataaagatttataagatcgtctcacaagagatataCTCGTTCGAAATGTGGAACAATATTTTAGATTGGACGCACCATTTTCCAttgaatataataaataataaactatCACTAGAGATAACAAAAGATTTGAAGTCGTTGCAATATCTATATAGAATCTATTTAAAACTTGTTCACATCAAGTGGTCTGTTGATTATATGTTATGGACTATCTTACAAAGTTAAAGTGGGACCTGACGACAGTTAAGGCGTTAAATCCGCATGACAAAAATCCACGTGTCTGCTTTTAGGTGTCAATGCCTATTCTATTCTTTCATAAATGAGTGTTAATTTggttatattttgatatatcaaaatatttcattaaaCTATTCGATATTCCTGAAGATTGAAAATCTGAAAGTAACATATGAtattttagaaataaatattttatatcttatattgatatatgattttcaaGTACTCGATAATATATAACAAATTTTGATATTATGACACATTTTTTTCGGatgaaaattaggtaaaaaccTTGAAAACTgctattaatatatgatatttgagtattaTATGTTACAGATCTAacaataatatatgattttcgaGTATCCAAACATGTATAACAAATTTTGACATTAATGACATATCTTTTTCATATGAAAATTCAgtataaaacattaaaaatcttatatttataatatgatatttgaatattaaatatttcagatttaacactaatatatgattttttagtaACCAAACATGTTTAACAAATTTTAACATTAATGACACATGGTTTCTTCGAATAAAAGTTGGAACAAACATTAAAAATGTagtactaatatatgatatttcaatatatatacTCTTTCAGATCGGTTACAAATGTATGATATTTGACCACACAAACAAGATTAGAAAATACTGATATTATTATAGTTGTTTCAATTTTatactcaaaattttatttttttacaccaGATCTAAAACAatttgttttgaaatatcatatatatatatatatatgttttcaaTCTTTTGTAATTCTTTCGTAATGAATTTCAcaggaaaaataattttgggCCCAAAGAGTACATTTCATAAGAAGTTGATCTAGGCTAAAATTTGTTTATATCCAAAAGCAAACTGTCAAATATAAGATTCCGCTGTCACAAAAATGGAACAATTACATGAATTTCACAACAGTtaatgatatttaatttattggtaTCAATTACAGAAATACAAGAGCTTGAAAGCTTAAGgaatccatctcacaaaatgcATATTTATCTTATCCATCCTTCTTGCCTCGTGGATTAGTTCTGGTTGCTAACATAAGGAGACAGAAGGGATAATATGAAATGTAGCGTGCTATCCTATTACTTGATGTAAATGGCATGCATAATGGAATCAGGAGGACCAACAAAACCGAAAGGAACACAAAGCCTATGACTAAAACAACAGTACTCAGCCAGTGAAGATTACGAACCACTAGGAATATTCCGGCCGTGAAAGCCACGGACATCATGGTAAGAGCAATCACCAACAACGGTTGCGCTACGGTGATAGCATCAAGCACTAACTTAAGATCACCTAATTGAGCCCAAATGAGAGATACGGCGACAACTATGGAGCTATACATGGCTATAGTGTCACAGAAAATAAATACGTGAAAGGCTGTTTTCCTTAACATTGCTGCCATGCCAATGTTTGTCTCAGAGATGCTATACCCACCAGGCAAAGTGAAACCGGCTGCAAAAGTTATTGTGGCTACAAGAGTTGATACAAGTAACAGAGTGTTAACTCTGTCCTTGTATTTTTCCGTCCGATAGCTCGAACCCCGTTTGCTTTTACTCTGCCTTCGAGGTGTTCCTGCTGCTTTCAGGGCAGACCATGTCAATCGCTGAAAGACGTTAAGAGTTGATTAAACAACCTCAGTGATACTTGGACCAACAAAGTTCATATAATTATGATGGATAATTACATTGCCGGAGCTTATTTTTCTCTATGTTTTGTAGTacatgttagagtagatgccctgcaagcaacggttggctagggaatttattgactcaagtgaaataaacaatctttattttaatataatttaactttttatggtcttgttatactttatctgtatacccatgcaaacagcatagataaagtccttgattatgctttaatacaaatgaatcgtaattcgatgttgaaactcatttgtaaacactgcatattctaaattcgttcctagtcgattcagctgcctaaaacagggataaaggtcgcttgagctcgagactagcatctgtgatgttgtgtactgcgttttttagtaagggcatggagatgtccaaacatgcagatgggtagtcatatgatgattataccgaacaaccctccctcggactttccaagtggttatcattcatcgagaggataagtccgtggttatgattgtacaccattagtccttacgacccgggacaacactgaggctctatatgctagggctgtgctttgactcgtttaccggctccaggagagtcatcaggtggcgaggttgggtacagttgcgacacatataggagccagtgcattgtagtcggggattcatcgctcacctgcgggtgtggatatcctatgtgatctgatgtaataatagtgcatggaatctctggccagagtatgagatgtacgttagagaaggagttctccaaccgtacatgcgatgccactattatagttatcacatagttatcgaattattatgcaaccctcgatgaaccaatggttgcagattcgatcgggatatatgagatgaagggaccgtactgtacgttgataataatcgactggttcttgcaggcactatcagtgatacctaggggatcatggggcgatgctactagacgctcttaccatgatccgatgggtgcaatcagaaatgagttctgaaattcttgatcaaggagttgatgaaaagattggggttaactagggtaagcccgaataaaggattatgtcctgaatcacaaagagttgtgaacccacggctagctgtatccctgaaccattgagggtcatacaagcactggtttacttgttcccgttgaggtaataaattcaatgagttaaATTTATAGAAaacgttgag
It contains:
- the LOC142538020 gene encoding clathrin light chain 2-like; the encoded protein is MDSFDDGGFVVDPANDFVEGIQDDMQYGSEGGNDAEPPPMGPENNMHYSTDDYGYGGYENGKPYGVADDDNEGIFTSPDGGGGGPLLPEPSQMREECSAFREWRRQNAIYLEEKEKKEKEMRDQIIAEAEEYKRQFYEKRTQNCETNKAQNREREKLYLANQEKFHKEADKQYWKAIAEIIPREVSKIEKRRGKKEDEKKVSVEVIQGPKPGKPTDMSRMRQVLQKLKQTPPSHMIPPKKDEAKECKDAKDGNPATPNPSKDGKDGNSATPNPSKDGKDGNSATPNPSKDGKDATQTASPAEVDKPDLDTKADAAPKITTSDASSVKTETLANA
- the LOC142535560 gene encoding expansin-B16-like, whose translation is MKGILYLVLVCILVVTAAAVADLHWYPATATWYGSPEGDGSDGGACGYGSLVDVKPFRARVGAVSPVLFKGGEGCGACYKVKCLDNSICSRRAVTVIITDECPGGYCSNGRTHFDLSGAAFGRMAVAGGHGLLRNRGEISVMYRRTACKYPGKNIAFRVNEGSTNFWLSLLVEFEDGDGDVGSMHIREANSNQWLDMTHIWGANWCIIAGPLQGPFSVKLTTLSTAKTLSARDVIPRNWTPKATYTSRLNFFS